CCTGGAAAGAGGGCTTTTCCACCTGGCTGCCCATCACTCAGATTGCCGAGCTTGCAGCGCCATCGACCAGTGTCGCTCCGCCGCCCAGTCCATTGGCTTCGTCAGCGCACCGCCGCTCCGACGAGATCGATTTCACCATCTACGGAACAGAGATGCAGTTTGTTGAAATTGAGCTTGATCCAGGGGAAAGCGCTGTGGCTGAGGCCGGAGCCATGATGTACAAAGACAGCACCATTGCCATGGAAACGGTTTTTGGTGACGGTTCCCCTCAGGAAGGTGGCTTTATGGGCAAACTGCTCGGCGCCGGTAAGCGTCTGGTGACCGGGGAGAGTCTGTTTACCACCGTGTTCACCTATCAAGGTCAAGGCAAAGGCCATGTCGCGTTCGGTGCTCCCTATCCCGGCAATATCATCCCCGTGGCGCTGGATGCCATGGGCGGCAGCCTCATTTGTCAAAAAGATGCCTTCCTGTGTGCGGCGCGCGGCGTCTCGATTGGCGTTCATTTTCAGAAACGGATTCTCACCGGCCTGTTTGGTGGTGAGGGTTTTATTATGCAAAAGCTCGACGGAGACGGCATGGCGTTTCTCCAC
This is a stretch of genomic DNA from uncultured Desulfuromonas sp.. It encodes these proteins:
- a CDS encoding TIGR00266 family protein; its protein translation is MQFVEIELDPGESAVAEAGAMMYKDSTIAMETVFGDGSPQEGGFMGKLLGAGKRLVTGESLFTTVFTYQGQGKGHVAFGAPYPGNIIPVALDAMGGSLICQKDAFLCAARGVSIGVHFQKRILTGLFGGEGFIMQKLDGDGMAFLHAGGTIVERQLEAGEELHVDTGCVVAYEPKVDFDIQQAGGIKTSLFGGEGLFFARLRGPGKIWLQSLPFSRLAGRMLQAAPQRGGSQGEGSILGSLGNLLDGDN